A single window of Selenomonas sputigena DNA harbors:
- a CDS encoding Fic family protein, protein MIDIAALSMDYWDDLMVRMAHHSTAIEGNTLSQGDTKSLLLDGYIPRAMDLREMHEVLNYKRFMDFLQQSLAKERALSLDFIKEVHAVLCKDAIESVAGRFKEIPNLVVGADFVPTPPYLVPTDLQNWLLDLAAQLAAAKSAEDKIAAICRQHIRFERIHPFSDGNGRVGRALIVYSCLQEKEAPIVIPVEERKRYMNYLNTEDLQGFVAFAKELQKEEEERLRLFCAKR, encoded by the coding sequence ATGATCGATATTGCCGCTTTGAGCATGGATTATTGGGACGACTTGATGGTGCGCATGGCGCATCATTCTACGGCGATCGAGGGAAACACCTTGTCGCAGGGCGATACGAAGAGCCTGCTGCTCGATGGCTACATTCCGCGTGCCATGGATCTTCGGGAGATGCACGAGGTCTTGAACTACAAGCGCTTCATGGACTTTCTGCAGCAGAGCTTGGCAAAGGAACGCGCCCTTTCGCTCGACTTCATTAAGGAAGTCCATGCCGTGCTTTGCAAGGACGCGATCGAGAGCGTCGCCGGGCGCTTCAAAGAGATTCCGAATCTCGTCGTCGGAGCGGATTTCGTCCCGACGCCGCCCTATCTCGTGCCGACGGATCTGCAGAACTGGCTGCTCGACCTCGCGGCGCAGCTGGCGGCGGCGAAGTCCGCCGAGGACAAGATCGCTGCCATCTGCCGTCAGCACATCCGCTTCGAGCGCATCCACCCATTTTCCGACGGCAACGGCCGCGTGGGGCGTGCGCTCATCGTCTACAGTTGTCTGCAGGAAAAGGAAGCTCCGATCGTCATCCCCGTCGAAGAAAGGAAGCGCTATATGAACTATCTCAACACGGAAGATTTGCAAGGGTTCGTCGCTTTCGCGAAGGAGCTGCAGAAAGAGGAAGAGGAACGGCTGCGGTTGTTTTGTGCGAAAAGGTAA
- a CDS encoding metal ABC transporter permease, translated as MTDSFVVLALTAAACALPGVFLLLRNLSMMADAISHTVLLGIVLAFFLVRDLSSPWLLFGAALMGVVTVLLVELLGKTKTTKSDDAIGIVFPVLFSLAVILISKYAGNVHLDTDMVLMGEVVYAGLDTVTLFGHEVASSAVKMGAIFLVNAAFITLFYKELKLSTFDEENARLIGMATGAIFYALMTLISLTTVAAFDAVGSILVISFFIAPAAAALLFTKRLHHALFLAVFFGVLGSAIGYGLALHFNASMAGMCALVNMLLYVVAVFVYPKGVITRRLKRMRRKARLKEELLIIHLGTHTAENLYSEENAVRDIAEHLRWSEREMRRVSERLKEAGIVRRSGGYYLLTEKGAERYRALCEEYVI; from the coding sequence ATGACCGATTCTTTTGTCGTGCTCGCCCTGACGGCGGCGGCGTGCGCCCTGCCCGGCGTGTTCCTGCTGCTGCGCAATCTCTCGATGATGGCGGATGCGATCAGTCACACAGTGCTCCTCGGCATCGTCCTCGCGTTCTTCCTCGTGCGCGACCTCTCGTCGCCGTGGCTGCTCTTCGGCGCGGCGCTCATGGGCGTCGTGACCGTGCTGCTCGTCGAGCTTCTGGGAAAGACGAAGACGACGAAGAGCGACGACGCGATCGGCATCGTCTTTCCCGTGCTCTTCTCCCTCGCCGTCATCCTCATCAGCAAGTATGCGGGCAACGTGCATCTCGACACCGACATGGTGCTGATGGGCGAGGTCGTCTATGCGGGACTCGATACGGTGACGCTTTTTGGGCATGAGGTCGCGTCCTCCGCCGTCAAGATGGGCGCGATCTTCCTCGTCAATGCGGCGTTCATCACGCTCTTTTACAAGGAACTCAAGCTCTCGACCTTCGACGAGGAGAACGCGCGTCTCATCGGCATGGCGACGGGCGCGATCTTCTACGCGCTCATGACCTTGATCTCCTTGACGACGGTCGCGGCATTCGACGCCGTCGGCTCGATCCTCGTCATCTCGTTCTTCATCGCGCCCGCGGCGGCGGCGCTTCTCTTCACGAAGCGCCTGCATCACGCGCTCTTTCTCGCTGTGTTCTTCGGCGTCCTCGGCAGCGCCATCGGCTATGGCCTTGCGCTTCACTTCAACGCTTCGATGGCGGGCATGTGCGCTCTCGTCAACATGCTCCTCTATGTCGTCGCCGTCTTCGTCTATCCGAAGGGCGTCATCACGCGGCGCTTGAAGCGCATGCGGCGCAAGGCGCGGCTCAAGGAGGAACTTTTGATCATCCACCTCGGCACGCATACCGCCGAGAACCTTTACAGCGAGGAAAACGCTGTGCGCGACATCGCCGAGCATCTGCGCTGGAGCGAAAGGGAGATGCGGCGCGTCAGCGAGAGGTTGAAGGAAGCCGGCATCGTGCGCCGCTCGGGCGGCTACTACCTGCTGACGGAAAAGGGGGCGGAACGCTATCGTGCGCTTTGCGAGGAGTATGTGATCTGA